From the Alternaria dauci strain A2016 chromosome 2, whole genome shotgun sequence genome, one window contains:
- a CDS encoding 60S ribosomal protein eL6, which produces MAATQEDTKPTTQKFSKGERSIPHHSQKASKYYPAVDVAVPKKARKSVRPAKVRESLQPGTVVILLAGRFRGKRVVVLKHLSQGVLLVTGPFKVNGVPLRRVNARYVIATSTKVDLQGVDEKVIEKASQDGYFTKDKAAHKPGEDAFFKQGEKPEKKETSKDRVEDQKAVDKALLATIKKEAHLADYLGASFSLRSSDRPHQMVF; this is translated from the exons ATGGCGGCCACACAAGAGGACACGAAGCCCACCACCCAGAAGTTCTCCAAGGGGGAGAGGTCGATACCGCACCACTCGCAGAAGGCCAGCAAGTACTACCCTGCTGTGGACGTTGCTGTCCCCAAGAAG GCCCGCAAGTCTGTCCGCCCTGCAAAGGTTCGCGAGTCCCTCCAGCCCGGTACCGTCGTCATCCTCCTTGCTGGCCGCTTCCGCGGCAAGCGCGTCGTTGTCCTCAAGCACCTCTCCCAGGGTGTCCTCCTTGTTACCGGTCCCTTCAAAGTCAACGGTGTTCCCCTTCGACGAGTAAACGCCCGATATGTCATTGCCACCTCCACCAAGGTCGACCTGCAGGGCGTAGACGAGAAGGTCATCGAGAAGGCTAGCCAGGACGGTTACTTCACCAAGGACAAGGCCGCCCACAAGCCTGGTGAGGATGCGTTCTTCAAGCAGGGCGAGAAGCCCGAG AAGAAGGAGACCTCCAAGGACCGCGTCGAGGACCAAAAGGCCGTCGACAAGGCTCTTCTGGCCACCATCAAGAAGGAGGCTCACCTCGCCGACTACCTCGGTGCCAGCTTCAGCCTCCGTAGCTCCGACAGGCCTCACCAGATGGTCTTCTAA